The nucleotide sequence CAGCCCAACGACGAAGGTCCCCATGACCTGCATCAGGACCGACAACACATTCTTGCTCCGTACCAGTCCGCCGTAGAACAGGGCGAGGCCGGGCACTGCCATCATCAACACCAGCAGTGTCGAGACCAGCATCCACGAGATATCTGCTTTATCCATTTGTTATGGCTCCAGTAGCGTCCTTATTGTGTTTACAGTGCGGCTTCGCCGGCTTCGCCCGTACGGATGCGAATGACCTGTTCGAGTCCGGCGACAAAGATCTTGCCGTCACCGATCTTGCCGGTGCGCGCGGCCTGCTCGATGGTTTCGATGGCTTGTTCGACCAGGCTATCGGGTACGGCGGCCTCCACGCGCAGCTTGGGCAGGAAGTCCACGGCATATTCGGCGCCGCGATAAAGTTCGGTGTGGCCTTTCTGCCGGCCGAAGCCCTTGACTTCCGTCACCGTCAGTCCCTGGACACCGATACCGGACAAAGCCACTCGCACCTCGTCGAGCTTGAAGGGCTTGATGATGGCGATGATGAGTTTCATGGCTGGTTCCTCTCATGGTTGCACGTTGGCCCTGCCTCTAAAGCAAAATCGATGCCATGTTTTTCCAGAGGGGAAGGGCCGGTTTTGCGGCCGTGGCGGAATGGCCCCGGCCGTGGCGGCACCGCTTCGGTGCGCACCGTCTGGATGCGTGCCCGGCCGTGGTGCATTTTCGGGTGCAGCCGTCGCAACAAAATATTTGCAAGGCCGGCGTGTGTAGCGGAATGCCACGCTTCCCGGGTGAGATGCGGGCCCGGCGGCCGGGACTCGCACACACTGGTAACACAGTGCGACGCCGGGTTCAGTCGCCGCGGTTCACGCGCCGGGATGCAGGCGGGGCGGGGCCCAGGTGGGGCCGAGACCGGCCCAGCCGCCGGGATTCAGGCGTTGGGATCCGGCCGCCGGGCCTCGCCCGGCTGGGGGCGCCCGATTCGCGCCGCCCCGCGTGACGCTCTAAACTGGCGTTGTCCCGATTCCCATGAGAAAAGCCATGAACGCCACGCAATGGATGGAAGACCTCCAGAAGAATATTTCCGACCTGATCGCCCGCAGCCCGGCGGCGGACCTGGAGCGCAATGTGCGCGCCATGATGGCGCAGGGCTTCTCCCGCCTGGACCTGGTGACCCGCGAGGAATTCGACGTGCAGGCTGAACTGCTGGCGCGCACCGTCGCCCGGG is from Bordetella bronchialis and encodes:
- a CDS encoding accessory factor UbiK family protein, translating into MNATQWMEDLQKNISDLIARSPAADLERNVRAMMAQGFSRLDLVTREEFDVQAELLARTVARADQLAAQVTLLEARINALEAAQARPAPAAPVQPPPQA
- a CDS encoding P-II family nitrogen regulator produces the protein MKLIIAIIKPFKLDEVRVALSGIGVQGLTVTEVKGFGRQKGHTELYRGAEYAVDFLPKLRVEAAVPDSLVEQAIETIEQAARTGKIGDGKIFVAGLEQVIRIRTGEAGEAAL